The candidate division KSB1 bacterium genome has a window encoding:
- a CDS encoding DUF2283 domain-containing protein encodes MKVKYFEDTDTLYVELSDSHIAQTKELNENLYVDLDSEGKVVSFTVEHANSSSKKLNFSYETIAA; translated from the coding sequence GTGAAAGTAAAATATTTTGAGGACACGGACACGCTTTATGTTGAGTTGTCGGATTCTCATATAGCTCAAACGAAAGAATTAAATGAAAACCTGTATGTGGATCTCGATTCTGAAGGGAAGGTTGTAAGCTTTACCGTGGAACATGCTAATTCATCATCTAAAAAGCTCAACTTTTCTTACGAGACCATAGCAGCTTAA
- a CDS encoding biotin transporter BioY: MQFYILASLFAALTAAGSFIKIPLPYVPITLQTFFVILSGSLLGAKFGALSQLIYLAVGLLGAPIFSQGGGPGYVFQPAFGYLLGYPLAAFTIGHLLWGWNIPGTTKSPTFLKICLVTTIGVLVIFIPGVTVLYLNLKYIIAKPIPFSKALWVGFAIFIPGDIIKIAVSSLLTFRLSKILHP, encoded by the coding sequence CTGCAGTTCTATATTTTAGCCAGCCTTTTCGCTGCCTTGACTGCAGCCGGATCCTTTATAAAAATTCCCCTTCCTTATGTCCCAATCACCCTGCAGACCTTTTTTGTCATTCTTTCCGGATCGCTTTTAGGGGCAAAGTTTGGCGCTTTGAGTCAGCTGATTTATTTAGCTGTCGGTCTTCTGGGTGCACCGATCTTTTCCCAGGGCGGCGGTCCGGGATATGTGTTCCAGCCTGCTTTTGGGTACCTCCTCGGCTACCCGCTTGCGGCATTTACAATTGGCCATCTGCTCTGGGGGTGGAATATTCCGGGCACAACTAAATCGCCAACGTTTTTAAAAATTTGCCTGGTAACCACAATCGGAGTACTCGTGATTTTTATTCCTGGTGTAACCGTGCTTTATCTGAATTTGAAGTACATTATCGCCAAGCCCATTCCCTTCTCAAAAGCTCTCTGGGTTGGATTTGCGATTTTCATTCCCGGAGATATTATTAAAATAGCGGTGAGTTCTCTGCTTACGTTTAGGCTAAGCAAAATCCTTCACCCCTGA